Part of the Pirellulales bacterium genome is shown below.
GCGCCAGCTCGTGTACGAGGACTTCCAGACGCTCGGCCTCGGTCACGATCTTGTTGGGCCACTCGCGCACCAGGCAGTGTCGGCGGAACGGACCGCGCACACCGCCCAGTTTGGTTGGGCCATCGGGCTGTTCGAACTGGCTCGCGAAGCCGATGGCGACCTTGGCGGGACCCGGATCGACGCGGTGTTCGAACTCGCCGAGCAATTCGACGAAGTCGGTGACCTTGTCGGTCGTTTCCCAGCGGTCGAAAGCCACGACTTTGAATCGCACTCGGCAGGCGCGTGCCAGGATCTGCGAGGCAATCTCCAGTCGTCTGGTCAGCCGCTGCTGCCAGATCTCTTGCCGGGCCGCTTCGTTGTCGTCAACGAGAATCTTGACCGGGATGACCGCAAGGGGCGCCAATGCGGCGCGGCGGTTGAACTCCACGTCGTATCCCGGCGGGATGCCTTCGAGCATCTCGGCCAACGGGGCGTCGGGCACGGTCTCCTCCCCGCCGGTGAAGCTGACCTGCTCGAGATCGACGCCGTTGGCGAACTCGCCGAAATAGCTGACCGTGTTCGGCTCGAGCAAGTAATGTTTCGCGCCGGCCAGCGAGGGGAATTCCAATTCCACCGGCCCCAGCACCGCGATCGGCCGCACTTCGCCCGACACCAGCTTGTAATCGTTGAAAGGGCGCGGACCGGACTTGGCTTGGAAGTCAGGGTCGGCATACGGGCCATGTGCGGCGCGCAGGCGGAATTCGACGGTCCCGTTCGTGCGATTCGTCACGACCACCGCGGCGGCCCGGACCGCGGCCAGGTTCGGCACCCAAGGGCCGGCCAGCGCAAACAACAGGGACACGAAGCAGGCGTGACGCACGAATGGTCCCGGTCGAGGAAGCTCCTGAAGCTCGGCGAACCCGTTCAGTTTAGCCGCGGGCGCAAACGCCGGCATCCTGACGCGCGGGTAAAAAAAGAAGGCCCGGGTCCGAAGACCCGGGCTCTGGGAAGGCCCACGGGAAGTTTGGGAGAGTGTGGAGGAGTTGACTTCGCCGGGGGCAAACTCTCACTTGGGGGGAGCGAGAGTAGTTCGCATTGTTCGGTGTGTCGGTTTCGGTGTAACGGCCTCGGTGTATCAGTTCATGCCACGGCCGTACGGTTACGCGACGCGGCAATCACGTCGATGGCATCCACGAGCCGGTCCACGCCAGGTACATGGCGGCAGTGCGTATGGCTCAGTTGTTTTTCGTAGAACGAGCAGACCCGACCTCGCAGCGTTACGGTTCCATCCAACGCCTCGACAACCAGGCGTCGCAATGCGGGAATATTGCTCGCTGCGAGCGCCGACTGGACGCGAATTTCCAGGTCATGGTCGCGGCGAGTAGTACCTGCAGATGCGGCGGACATAATCGTTTTGTCTCCGTCCAATACGTTTGGGGTTAAAGCTGTGGGTGTCGAACGTTGCTGGTCCGCCTACTGCAAGCAACGCTCGGTGGTTCGTGGTCGATTGGTTACTTTTTTCCGTCCGGGGTATTCCGTGGCGCCACGTTGCCCGGCAGCGTCAACATCGATTCGACGCCTCCGTATTGACCGTGGTTCCGCTCCCGTCGTGATTCTTTCGCCGCGGCCCAGCGAACGGCTTCCTTCAATGCCGGACCTTCCGCCCGATAGCTGTGAATCAACATGGGCTTGCGCCTTATGCAAATGGCCTTTCCTCTGTGGAGGGCGTCGTGCCCTCAGACCAAACGTGCTTTCAGGCAAAAGCAATTGCCGTACCAGTGCCGCGGGGGATCGCTTTTTTAGATTTGCGACAGCAGGTCGAAATTCTCATCGAGTAACGACTTACGACGGATGTGCCGCTGTTTCTTCCCGATTTCCGCGACGACTGCTGACGTTCGGCGCGGCAGCACCACGTCCGGCTCTGCGCGCAAGCTAAGCAGTAATCCGACGTGATGCTGTCGGCCAAGCCGGCAAGCGGCGCGGTTTACGGCCAATCGAACCCCAGCCCGACCCCGGAAAGGCAACTGGTCGCCAATTCGCCGTCCGAGAGGCAAAACATGCCGGGGTAGCGTGAGCTCCAGCCCTGGTTCCCGGCGGGGCAGTATTGCCGAGCGTTGCCTTCGATCGCCGCGACGCCGGGAATGCGGGCCGAGAGGCTGGCCGAATGCAGGAAAGAAGCCCCGGGGCACGTCAGATCCTGGACGCAGAGAAACATCCCGTATTTCTGGGCCGCGGCCGCCATCAATAACGATTCTGTCTGGCCTTTGCATGCCTTGAGGGCCACGCCCGAATAGCCCAGCTCACGGGCCAGC
Proteins encoded:
- a CDS encoding BON domain-containing protein, translated to MSAASAGTTRRDHDLEIRVQSALAASNIPALRRLVVEALDGTVTLRGRVCSFYEKQLSHTHCRHVPGVDRLVDAIDVIAASRNRTAVA